A single window of Tenericutes bacterium MZ-XQ DNA harbors:
- a CDS encoding IS30 family transposase, translated as MNYIHLTIEERTCIYQLWLSGVSIRQISKAVKRSPSTISRELKRNSCGYRYKYLPHVAQKKYNKRRINSHRKVKISPIIKEYIESKLNQQWSPEQIAMRDKGQPEKIPCFSTIYRWIHKKYLIKGNMTKLRRKGKFKRPAETRGRFNIGKPIKKRPKEVYKRQSIGHWEADTVESGRFNHQRKSKYCFVTLVERKSRLYLVKLLPDRTSENVTAAMIELLSQFPSELVKTITCDRGKEFSRYQEIEEKLNCQMYFADPYCAWQKGTNENTNGLLREYYPKGMDLSQTDHHEVNEVLNRLNNRPRKCINFKTPLEVINEHYDALHLN; from the coding sequence ATGAACTACATACATCTTACCATAGAAGAAAGAACATGTATATATCAGTTATGGTTATCAGGCGTGAGTATTAGACAGATTAGTAAAGCAGTAAAGAGGAGTCCTAGTACGATATCTAGAGAGTTAAAGAGAAATTCATGTGGATATCGTTACAAATACTTACCTCATGTCGCACAAAAAAAATACAACAAACGTCGAATCAATAGCCATAGAAAGGTAAAAATATCACCAATCATCAAAGAGTATATTGAAAGCAAATTGAATCAACAATGGTCTCCAGAACAAATAGCTATGAGAGATAAAGGACAACCTGAAAAAATCCCCTGTTTTTCAACTATTTATAGATGGATCCATAAGAAATATCTTATCAAAGGAAATATGACAAAATTAAGACGTAAAGGCAAGTTTAAACGACCTGCAGAAACAAGAGGACGATTCAATATTGGTAAACCGATAAAAAAACGGCCTAAAGAAGTTTATAAAAGACAATCCATAGGTCACTGGGAAGCTGATACAGTTGAATCAGGAAGATTTAATCATCAGCGCAAAAGTAAATACTGTTTTGTCACATTAGTTGAACGTAAATCAAGACTGTATCTTGTTAAACTGTTGCCCGATAGGACAAGTGAGAATGTCACGGCTGCGATGATTGAATTATTATCACAGTTTCCATCGGAACTTGTAAAAACAATAACATGTGACCGTGGAAAAGAATTTTCTAGATATCAAGAGATTGAAGAGAAGTTAAATTGTCAGATGTATTTCGCTGATCCTTATTGTGCATGGCAAAAAGGAACTAATGAAAATACAAATGGTTTATTAAGAGAATATTATCCAAAAGGAATGGATTTGTCACAAACTGATCATCATGAAGTTAATGAAGTATTAAATCGTTTGAATAATAGACCAAGAAAATGTATCAACTTTAAAACTCCATTAGAAGTAATCAATGAGCACTATGATGCGTTGCACTTGAATTGA